A window from Telopea speciosissima isolate NSW1024214 ecotype Mountain lineage chromosome 8, Tspe_v1, whole genome shotgun sequence encodes these proteins:
- the LOC122672714 gene encoding peroxiredoxin-2E-2, chloroplastic-like, translating to MAVTASLTMARLITAPSATSFSNTARLQPKTLSSNFSFASPLRLSLRRSPLRCATTSASKTLIASTISVGDKLPESTFSYLDSAEEVQTITVSDLTKGKKAILFAVPGAFTPTCSQKHLPGFVEKSGELKAKGIDTIACISVNDAFVMKAWKEDLKIEDEVLLLSDGNGEFTRAIGTELDLSDKPVGLGVRSRRYALLADDGVVKVLNLEEGGAFTVSSAEDMLKAL from the coding sequence ATGGCGGTCACAGCTTCTCTAACCATGGCGAGACTGATTACAGCTCCGTCAGCCACTTCATTCTCGAACACAGCTCGTTTACAGCCCAAGACCCTCTCTTCAAATTTCTCCTTCGCTTCTCCTCTCCGCCTTAGTCTCCGACGCTCACCTCTCAGATGCGCCACCACTTCCGCCTCCAAAACCCTCATCGCCTCCACCATTTCAGTCGGTGACAAACTTCCAGAATCCACCTTTTCTTACTTAGACTCCGCCGAAGAAGTCCAAACCATCACAGTCTCTGACCTCACCAAGGGCAAGAAAGCTATTTTGTTCGCTGTACCTGGAGCTTTCACCCCTACTTGTTCTCAGAAACATCTTCCTGGGTTTGTTGAGAAGTCTGGTGAGTTGAAGGCGAAGGGTATCGATACCATCGCTTGTATCTCGGTGAACGATGCTTTTGTGATGAAGGCTTGGAAGGAggatttgaagattgaggatgAGGTCTTGTTGCTTTCTGATGGGAATGGAGAATTTACGAGGGCGATTGGGACTGAGCTTGATCTTAGTGATAAGCCTGTTGGGTTGGGGGTGCGTTCCAGGAGGTATGCTCTTCTTGCGGATGATGGGGTTGTGAAAGTTTTGAATTTGGAGGAGGGTGGTGCGTTTACGGTGAGCAGCGCTGAGGATATGCTCAAGGCTCTCTGA